One Balaenoptera ricei isolate mBalRic1 chromosome 16, mBalRic1.hap2, whole genome shotgun sequence genomic window carries:
- the FAM170B gene encoding LOW QUALITY PROTEIN: protein FAM170B (The sequence of the model RefSeq protein was modified relative to this genomic sequence to represent the inferred CDS: inserted 1 base in 1 codon; deleted 2 bases in 1 codon) produces MKRHFTDYRGEQSPTDGTTLSLASPGSMEESVEVHWSGTSKREEPSPRPGLAVAHEXGIYFSGEGRGVLGWGSSPSPRLRPSSGYQSYSQCWSCSSSTCGGEDAARQSVRAFYTHVKTVQGVAVAWETDCGFEPVGRQPRIHEAEFIKRQRRKGSSFEMASNTDLRWELEAGKNTTCPEPDDTELLVPLECCLQELWATPHWLVTTSHGLRCVACCRVFPTLEVLLEHAQYGIQEGFSCQIFYEELPERRWARGQVQEQEPEEEGQSTSDSSGSPRPHVKLLPSPSRSEKQ; encoded by the exons ATGAAGCGTCACTTCACGGACTATAGGGGAGAGCAGTCACCAACGGACGGGACCACCCTCAGCCTGGCCAGCCCAGGGTCCATGGAGGAGAGCGTGGAAGTGCACTGGTCAG GGACCTCTAAGAGAGAGGAGCCGTCTCCGCGGCCTGGCCTGGCCGTTGCCCACG GAGGAATCTACTTCTCCGGCGAGGGTCGGGGCGTGCTGGGCTGGGGAAGCTCGCCATCGCCCCGG CTCCGGCCCTCCTCCGGGTACCAGTCCTACTCCCAGTGCTGGTCTTGCTCTTCCAGCACGTGTGGCGGCGAGGACGCTGCCCGGCAAAGCGTGCGCGCCTTCTACACCCATGTGAAGACCGTGCAGGGTGTGGCCGTGGCCTGGGAGACCGACTGTGGCTTTGAGCCGGTCGGTCGGCAGCCCCGCATCCACGAAGCAGAGTTCATCAAGAGGCAGAGGCGGAAAGGCTCCTCCTTTGAGATGGCTTCCAACACCGACCTGCGCTGGGAACTGGAAGCCGGCAAGAACACCACCTGTCCAGAGCCGGACGACACGGAGCTGCTGGTGCCCCTGGAGTGCTGCCTGCAGGAGCTGTGGGCCACCCCGCACTGGCTGGTCACCACCAGCCACGGGCTGCGGTGTGTGGCCTGCTGCCGGGTCTTCCCCACGCTGGAGGTGCTGCTGGAGCACGCCCAGTATGGCATCCAAGAGGGCTTCAGCTGCCAGATCTTTTACGAGGAGTTGCCGGAGAGAAGGTGGGCCCGGGGCCAAGTGCAGGAGCAAGAGccagaggaggaggggcagagcaCTTCGGACAGTAGTGGAAGTCCAAGACCCCATGTCAAGTTGCTTCCGTCACCGTCACGGTCAGAGAAGCAATGA